One window of Dehalococcoidales bacterium genomic DNA carries:
- a CDS encoding cobalamin B12-binding domain-containing protein, whose product MKDSKIRVVIAKLGLDGHDRGVNVVVQGLRDAGMEVIYLGLRVMPEQVCQAAIQEDADVVGLSCHTGAHMVLFSRTVELFKQQSDQDALFIGGGIIPKKDIPVLQEAGIAQVFGPGTPIHDIAGFIKANLKRGDNDSQD is encoded by the coding sequence ATGAAGGACAGCAAAATACGAGTCGTAATTGCCAAACTGGGTCTGGACGGCCACGATAGAGGGGTAAATGTCGTGGTGCAGGGACTTCGCGATGCAGGCATGGAAGTCATCTACCTGGGACTGCGGGTAATGCCGGAGCAGGTCTGCCAGGCAGCCATACAGGAGGATGCCGACGTCGTCGGCCTTAGCTGTCACACTGGAGCTCACATGGTGCTATTCTCCAGGACGGTGGAGCTTTTCAAACAGCAAAGCGACCAGGATGCCCTATTCATAGGTGGTGGAATCATTCCCAAGAAGGATATCCCGGTATTGCAGGAAGCCGGCATAGCCCAGGTATTCGGCCCGGGAACACCTATTCACGATATTGCGGGCTTCATCAAAGCAAACTTGAAGAGGGGGGACAATGATAGCCAAGATTAA
- a CDS encoding electron transfer flavoprotein subunit alpha/FixB family protein: protein MADNKGVLILAEVADGKLAAMATELLGAGRKLADDLGEELGALLVGSEVSGIAQEAIAFGADKVYVVEDAALKDYRTDSYVPVVEKVAKEVMPKVLLMGQNSVGRDLAPRAAFRLETSVSTDCVELAIDADSKQLLMTKPVYGGNARAIFTTESMPQMATLRVKAGEPLARDDSRKGEVVSIDAGLDESAIRTTLKDTVLEEVAGIKLEDANIVVSGGRGIGGPEGFQELQELARMLKGAMGASRPPCDNGWVPDTIQVGLTGKIVSPDLYIAVAISGSSQHLAGCSGSKNIVAINRDPEANIFKEAAYGVVGDWKKIIPAFKEKAKELLA from the coding sequence ATGGCTGATAATAAAGGTGTTCTAATTCTGGCCGAGGTTGCTGACGGCAAGCTGGCAGCAATGGCCACCGAGCTTCTGGGTGCCGGCAGGAAGCTGGCTGATGACCTGGGTGAGGAGCTTGGTGCCCTTCTGGTCGGCAGTGAAGTGAGTGGAATTGCCCAGGAGGCAATCGCCTTCGGCGCTGACAAAGTCTACGTGGTCGAAGACGCGGCGCTCAAGGACTACCGGACGGATTCCTATGTCCCGGTTGTGGAGAAGGTAGCCAAAGAAGTAATGCCCAAAGTCCTTCTGATGGGGCAGAATTCAGTGGGACGAGACCTGGCGCCGCGCGCGGCCTTCAGGTTGGAGACATCGGTCTCCACGGATTGTGTTGAGCTGGCAATAGATGCTGACTCCAAACAGCTACTGATGACAAAACCGGTCTATGGCGGGAACGCCCGGGCAATCTTCACCACCGAGTCCATGCCGCAGATGGCGACCCTCCGGGTCAAGGCGGGGGAACCCCTGGCACGGGATGATTCCCGCAAGGGGGAGGTCGTCAGTATCGATGCCGGGCTGGACGAATCAGCAATCAGGACCACTCTCAAGGATACTGTTCTTGAGGAGGTCGCGGGCATTAAGCTGGAGGACGCCAACATAGTTGTCTCCGGTGGCCGGGGTATCGGTGGGCCGGAAGGTTTCCAGGAGCTGCAGGAGCTTGCCAGGATGCTCAAGGGGGCGATGGGTGCCAGCCGGCCTCCGTGCGACAACGGATGGGTGCCGGACACGATACAGGTGGGGCTCACCGGTAAGATTGTCTCCCCCGACCTGTATATCGCCGTAGCAATTTCAGGCTCCAGTCAGCATCTCGCCGGTTGCAGCGGCTCGAAGAACATTGTCGCTATTAACCGGGACCCGGAGGCGAACATCTTCAAGGAAGCCGCCTACGGGGTCGTTGGCGACTGGAAGAAGATTATTCCCGCCTTCAAAGAGAAGGCCAAAGAACTGCTGGCCTGA
- a CDS encoding HAD family hydrolase, with translation MMAEISRRIRAVFFDLDETLVDDDRCMREAVDRVCRTICARYPQVDPGLLGDTYIETAKEKWTGFGNVPRASGSTASVGSEIRLEVWSKALVKYGLPIRHLAREAVELYSRERRAGYRPFPEVLEVLDVLRDRFILGVITNGPGDVQREKLCLTGIEPLLQVTTISGELGVGKPEAGIFLATLESVGVVPAEAVHVGDSLAADIAGARDAGMYTVWVNRNNTRRVQGDACPDQEVTNLRQLVSLLSQQGP, from the coding sequence ATGATGGCCGAGATTAGCAGGCGTATCCGTGCCGTGTTTTTCGACCTCGATGAGACGCTCGTAGATGACGACCGCTGCATGCGCGAGGCGGTAGACCGTGTTTGCAGGACCATTTGCGCACGCTATCCGCAGGTCGACCCCGGATTGCTGGGTGACACCTATATCGAGACGGCGAAGGAGAAGTGGACGGGATTCGGCAATGTACCGCGGGCGTCCGGCAGCACTGCCTCGGTCGGGAGTGAGATACGATTGGAGGTCTGGAGCAAGGCACTCGTCAAGTACGGCCTGCCGATTCGGCACCTGGCGCGTGAAGCAGTTGAACTGTATAGTCGAGAGCGGCGGGCCGGCTACCGCCCGTTTCCGGAAGTTCTCGAAGTGCTTGATGTTCTCCGGGATAGGTTCATCCTTGGTGTTATCACCAACGGGCCCGGTGATGTACAGCGTGAGAAGCTGTGTCTCACTGGTATAGAGCCTCTTCTTCAGGTGACTACGATATCCGGTGAATTGGGAGTGGGGAAACCGGAGGCAGGGATATTCCTTGCCACACTGGAATCGGTGGGGGTTGTACCGGCAGAGGCAGTGCATGTTGGGGACTCACTTGCAGCGGATATCGCCGGGGCTCGGGACGCAGGAATGTATACCGTCTGGGTGAACAGGAACAATACCCGCCGTGTGCAAGGTGACGCCTGTCCTGACCAGGAGGTCACCAACCTGCGGCAGCTTGTGTCACTGTTGAGCCAGCAGGGGCCCTGA
- a CDS encoding electron transfer flavoprotein subunit beta/FixA family protein: MNMIVCVKQVIDPEAPPASFKIDAATNSVVPPAGVPPVISPFDEQAVEAALRIKDAQGGKITVISLGTGLLRDVVKKPLSMGADELILLEDPAFDGGDSWSTAAALAAAIKKVGEFDVIFCGRQAADWDSGQVGSGIAEILGLPSVTLAKKVEVSDSKATVERVIPDGYEVIEIGLPALITVSNELGEPRYATIKGIMSAKRKEPIIWAPGDLEIDTAQIGAAGRRVKMLRLFQPVREGACEIIEGEDEADAGANLAAKLSEVKLL; encoded by the coding sequence ATGAATATGATTGTCTGTGTTAAACAGGTAATCGACCCGGAAGCGCCGCCGGCAAGTTTTAAGATTGATGCGGCGACCAATTCGGTAGTGCCGCCAGCCGGTGTACCGCCGGTAATCAGTCCCTTTGACGAGCAGGCGGTTGAGGCGGCGCTAAGAATCAAGGATGCCCAGGGTGGCAAGATTACGGTCATAAGCCTGGGTACCGGACTACTGCGAGATGTGGTCAAGAAACCACTCTCCATGGGGGCTGATGAGCTTATCCTGCTGGAGGACCCTGCGTTCGACGGCGGTGATAGCTGGTCGACCGCTGCCGCCCTTGCCGCGGCCATCAAGAAGGTAGGCGAGTTTGACGTTATCTTCTGCGGTCGGCAGGCGGCCGACTGGGACAGCGGACAGGTGGGCTCCGGTATCGCTGAGATTCTCGGCCTGCCCAGCGTTACCCTGGCGAAGAAGGTCGAGGTCAGCGACAGTAAGGCAACCGTAGAGCGTGTAATCCCGGACGGCTACGAGGTCATTGAAATCGGGCTGCCCGCTCTGATTACCGTCAGTAACGAGCTTGGTGAACCCCGCTATGCCACTATCAAGGGCATCATGTCGGCAAAGAGGAAGGAACCGATTATCTGGGCCCCGGGTGACCTGGAGATTGACACTGCTCAGATTGGTGCTGCGGGACGTCGGGTCAAGATGCTCCGGCTATTCCAGCCGGTCCGTGAAGGTGCCTGCGAGATTATCGAAGGAGAGGACGAGGCGGATGCCGGTGCCAATCTGGCAGCGAAACTCTCGGAGGTCAAGCTGCTGTAG
- the fusA gene encoding elongation factor G: MANYGPDNIRNLSLLSHNGAGKTSLSEAILFTAKVVNRLGRVDDGSSTSDYDPAEQKRNISISLSVLPYEWLGKKVNLIDTPGYPDFVGEVMSGLRVSEGAVVVICAASGVEVGTEQVWSYLEENNLPRLIFINKMDRENADFARVVEGIQSRFGRRCVPLQVPIGAHNDFQGVVDLIAMKGYTDTAGTEGDIPDSVQGLVETFREQMIEAAAEVDDSLIEKYLGGEELSREELTDGLRQGVIAGKVVPILVGSATKNIGTSFLMDAICNYIPSPEERDVRVIGADGGEETVPPGQDSPLAALVFKTSADPYVGKLTYFRVYNGSIRSNSHVWNTTKGEDERIGQLFVLRGKTQEPVPEIATGDIGAVAKLNATGTGDTLGSQDNPVKIVPVSFPSPIFSEAVYPKTKVDLDKLGPSLTKLAEEDPTLQVRRDITTNETIISGLGDTQLEVAAEKMERKFGVSVDLETPKVPYKETIAATTSAEYKHKKQTGGHGQYGHVLLELEPLPRGGGREFVSKVVGGTIPRNYIPAVEKGFNEGVQEGVLAGYPVDDIKVTVYDGSFHPVDSSEICFKIAGAGAMRKGLADAQPILLEPIMDISIRAPEEYTGDIIGDLNTKRAQVQGMNPEDGINVVDAQVPQAEVLRYSIALKSITQGKGTFTMAFSHYQEVPPAVTQKVIAARQAEKEKERV; the protein is encoded by the coding sequence ATGGCAAACTACGGACCTGATAACATCCGCAACCTGTCTCTGCTATCCCACAACGGTGCCGGCAAGACATCCCTGTCGGAAGCGATACTATTTACCGCCAAAGTAGTCAACCGGCTGGGCCGGGTAGATGACGGCAGTTCCACCTCGGACTACGACCCTGCCGAACAGAAGCGCAATATCAGCATCAGCCTGAGCGTGTTGCCCTACGAGTGGCTGGGTAAGAAGGTCAACCTGATTGATACCCCCGGCTATCCTGACTTCGTCGGTGAAGTAATGTCCGGCTTGCGTGTCAGTGAGGGTGCCGTAGTTGTTATCTGCGCTGCCTCCGGTGTTGAGGTCGGTACGGAGCAGGTATGGTCTTACCTTGAGGAAAACAACCTGCCCCGGCTTATCTTCATTAATAAAATGGACCGCGAAAACGCCGATTTTGCCCGGGTGGTAGAAGGCATTCAGTCCAGGTTCGGCCGCCGCTGCGTACCGTTGCAGGTGCCGATTGGTGCTCACAATGATTTCCAGGGAGTGGTTGACCTGATAGCCATGAAGGGATACACTGACACAGCCGGCACGGAGGGTGATATCCCGGATTCCGTGCAGGGCCTGGTGGAAACCTTCCGGGAGCAAATGATCGAAGCCGCTGCCGAGGTTGATGACAGCCTCATCGAGAAGTATCTGGGCGGCGAGGAACTCTCACGGGAGGAGCTTACCGACGGATTGCGGCAGGGCGTGATAGCCGGAAAGGTAGTCCCCATCCTGGTAGGCTCGGCGACAAAGAACATCGGCACCAGCTTCCTGATGGACGCTATCTGCAACTACATCCCCTCACCCGAAGAGAGAGACGTCCGCGTTATCGGGGCTGACGGCGGTGAAGAGACAGTGCCTCCCGGCCAGGATAGTCCCCTGGCTGCCCTGGTATTCAAGACCAGCGCCGACCCCTACGTCGGCAAGCTTACGTACTTTCGGGTCTATAATGGCTCTATCAGAAGCAACTCCCACGTATGGAATACAACAAAGGGTGAAGACGAGCGCATTGGTCAGCTGTTTGTCCTGCGTGGCAAGACTCAGGAACCGGTACCCGAGATTGCTACCGGCGACATCGGCGCCGTAGCCAAGCTGAACGCAACCGGCACCGGGGATACCCTCGGTAGCCAGGACAACCCTGTTAAGATAGTCCCCGTCTCGTTCCCGAGTCCCATCTTCAGTGAAGCGGTTTATCCCAAGACCAAGGTCGACCTTGACAAGCTGGGACCATCATTGACCAAGCTGGCTGAGGAAGACCCCACCCTTCAGGTCCGCCGCGACATCACGACAAACGAGACCATCATCTCCGGTCTGGGTGATACCCAGCTTGAGGTAGCAGCCGAGAAGATGGAGCGCAAGTTCGGAGTTAGCGTGGACCTGGAGACCCCGAAGGTCCCTTACAAGGAGACGATTGCCGCAACGACAAGCGCTGAGTACAAACACAAGAAACAGACCGGCGGGCATGGCCAGTATGGGCATGTGCTGCTTGAGCTGGAACCTCTACCGCGTGGTGGCGGACGTGAATTCGTGAGCAAGGTTGTCGGTGGTACCATACCCAGGAACTATATTCCCGCGGTGGAAAAAGGATTCAATGAGGGTGTGCAGGAAGGCGTCCTCGCCGGTTACCCGGTGGATGACATCAAGGTGACGGTCTACGACGGTAGCTTTCATCCGGTCGATTCATCCGAGATATGCTTCAAGATAGCCGGTGCCGGCGCGATGAGGAAGGGTCTGGCCGATGCTCAGCCTATCCTGCTCGAACCTATAATGGATATCAGTATCAGAGCGCCGGAGGAGTATACCGGCGACATCATAGGCGACCTCAATACCAAGCGGGCCCAGGTACAGGGCATGAACCCGGAGGACGGTATTAACGTTGTTGATGCGCAGGTACCGCAAGCCGAGGTGCTCCGCTACTCTATCGCGCTCAAATCGATAACCCAGGGCAAGGGGACCTTCACCATGGCGTTCAGCCACTACCAGGAGGTGCCTCCGGCTGTCACGCAGAAGGTAATCGCTGCCCGGCAGGCGGAGAAGGAGAAAGAACGGGTCTAA
- the mce gene encoding methylmalonyl-CoA epimerase — protein MIAKINHIGIAVSSIEDALALYADVLGLTVGTIEVVEDQKTRTAIIPVGDSKIELLEATDAESPIARHIERRGEGLHHMAFEVADIDDSLKLLQEKGIRLIDEQPRKGVENSTIAFLHPKATKGVLLELVQG, from the coding sequence ATGATAGCCAAGATTAACCACATTGGGATTGCTGTGAGCAGTATTGAAGATGCACTGGCATTATACGCTGACGTACTGGGGCTGACGGTGGGCACAATTGAAGTTGTTGAAGACCAGAAGACCAGGACTGCCATCATTCCGGTTGGCGATAGTAAAATCGAGTTGCTTGAAGCTACCGATGCGGAAAGTCCGATTGCCAGACACATTGAACGCAGGGGAGAAGGGCTCCATCACATGGCTTTCGAGGTTGCTGATATCGATGATTCCTTAAAGCTGCTGCAAGAGAAAGGTATTCGCCTTATCGATGAGCAACCCAGAAAGGGCGTTGAGAATTCCACCATTGCTTTTCTGCATCCCAAAGCAACGAAGGGAGTCCTCCTGGAACTTGTTCAGGGCTAA
- a CDS encoding SagB/ThcOx family dehydrogenase yields MTISHHGIQTLSPQKIPLARRKFLKGVTSLGALALLSYFIPSCSPANGSVPAGVSGASLGEGGELPEPRTDGDVSIEETLSKRRSIRSYSSKALTLEEVSQLLWAAQGITNSKGYRTAPSAMAAFPLETYLVVGDVENLDEGVYHYEPAGHKLTKVHDGDYRPKLTPASIGRYFVEGGAVYILITAIYNPSSEGAKYVHMEVGHAAQNVYLQAVSLGLGTVVNGGISADSIRKILKLPSNVEPLYFMPVGNL; encoded by the coding sequence ATGACAATATCCCACCATGGAATACAAACATTATCCCCACAGAAGATACCTCTGGCAAGACGAAAATTCCTGAAAGGTGTTACATCTCTGGGGGCACTGGCGCTGTTGTCCTACTTCATACCCTCCTGCTCGCCAGCAAATGGATCGGTGCCGGCAGGAGTATCAGGAGCATCGCTGGGAGAAGGTGGAGAGCTACCGGAGCCGCGGACAGATGGCGACGTTTCAATCGAGGAAACCCTCTCAAAGAGGAGGTCTATCAGGTCCTACAGTAGTAAAGCCTTAACACTAGAGGAAGTATCCCAGCTCCTCTGGGCAGCTCAGGGGATTACCAACTCCAAGGGATACCGGACGGCACCTTCAGCCATGGCTGCTTTTCCACTCGAGACGTACCTTGTAGTTGGCGATGTGGAGAATCTCGATGAAGGCGTTTACCACTACGAACCGGCGGGGCATAAGCTGACCAAGGTCCACGATGGAGACTACCGGCCAAAGCTAACTCCGGCCAGTATTGGACGGTACTTTGTCGAGGGGGGTGCAGTATACATATTAATAACAGCAATCTATAACCCCAGCAGCGAGGGGGCAAAATATGTGCACATGGAAGTGGGACATGCGGCACAGAACGTGTATTTGCAGGCGGTCTCACTGGGTCTGGGGACGGTGGTTAACGGAGGAATCAGCGCTGACAGCATTCGTAAAATCCTGAAACTCCCCAGTAACGTGGAGCCGCTGTACTTCATGCCGGTAGGGAATTTGTAG